The genomic DNA TGATTCAGTCGCGCGCCATTTCCAGCACCGTGCTGTTGAGCGTCAGATGAGTGGCCTTCCTGGGGGCGTCGGCGATGCGGGGCACGAGAAAACTCCGGTCTTGAATGCGCAAATTCTTCACGCGCACGAAATCATGCCATCAGACGCGAATCACCCGCCCCGGATTCAGAATGTTCTGCGGATCCAGCCCGCGCTTGATGGCCCGCATCATCGCCAGCGCCACCGGCGACTTGTGCTTCTCGAGCTTGTCGACCTTGAGCGAGCCGACGCCATGCTCGGCCGAGAAGGAGCCGCCGAATTTCGCGACCGCGTCGTAGACCAGGGTGTTGATGCGCTCTTCCTGGTCGCGCAGGAAGGCTTTCATGTTGCCACCCTCGGGCGCCTGCACGTTGTAGTGCAGGTTGCCGTCGCCCAGGTGGCCGAAGTTCACGAGCCGCACGCCGGCGATTTCGCGCGCCAGCAATGCATCGGTCTCGGCCACGAAGGCCGGGATGCGCGACACCGGGATCGAGATGTCGTGCTTGATGTTGAGGCCTTCCTCGGCCTGCGCCAGCGGAATGCTTTCGCGGATGTGCCAGAGCTGACGCGCCTGCGCGATGTTCTCGGCCACCACCGCGTCGCTCACGCAGCCGGCTTCGAACGCGGTTTCCAGCAGCGCCTCGAAGCGCGCGCGGGCATGGTCCTCGGATTCGCTGTCGGAGTTCTCGAGCAGCACGCCGTACGGCGTCGCCTCGTCGTCGATGAAGGGCACGCGCATCGCGGGAAAGTGCTTGGCCACCAGGCCGAGCGCAAAGCGGCCCATGACCTCGAAGCCTGTGAGCCCCGCGCCCAGGTGCTTGTGCGCGAGGCCCAGCAATGTCACCGCATGATCGAGCGAGGGCACCGCGGCCCACGCGGTCAGCTGCGCGGCCGGCAGCGGATAGAGCTTGATCGTCGCCGCCGTGATGATGCCGAGCGTGCCTTCGCTGCCGATCATCAGGTCGCGCAGGTCGTAGCCGGTGTTGTCCTTGCGCAGTCCGCTGGTGCCTTCCCACACCTCGCCGTGCGGCGTGACGACCTCCAGGCCCAGGCACAGCTCGCGCGTGTTGCCGTAGCGCACGACCTGCGTGCCGCCGGCGTTGGTCGCGAGGTTGCCGCCGATCGTGCAACTGCCCTCGGCCGCGAGGCTGAGCGGGAACAGGAAGCCGGCCTTCTCGGCGGCCTCCTGCAGCGACTGCAGCACGCAGCCGGCCTCGACCGTCAT from Variovorax sp. PBL-E5 includes the following:
- a CDS encoding FAD-binding oxidoreductase, with translation MNALVDRLRAIVGVSHVLTEGDLTAWEQDWRKRARGKALAVVRPASTQQVAEVVKACAAAGTAIVPQGGNTGLSVGSIPDESGTQVLLSLQRLNAIRGIDAANLTMTVEAGCVLQSLQEAAEKAGFLFPLSLAAEGSCTIGGNLATNAGGTQVVRYGNTRELCLGLEVVTPHGEVWEGTSGLRKDNTGYDLRDLMIGSEGTLGIITAATIKLYPLPAAQLTAWAAVPSLDHAVTLLGLAHKHLGAGLTGFEVMGRFALGLVAKHFPAMRVPFIDDEATPYGVLLENSDSESEDHARARFEALLETAFEAGCVSDAVVAENIAQARQLWHIRESIPLAQAEEGLNIKHDISIPVSRIPAFVAETDALLAREIAGVRLVNFGHLGDGNLHYNVQAPEGGNMKAFLRDQEERINTLVYDAVAKFGGSFSAEHGVGSLKVDKLEKHKSPVALAMMRAIKRGLDPQNILNPGRVIRV